The window TTTCCGATTGTCGTCTTACCAGTTGTTAAAAGTTACTACCGAATGTTGCGTAGAAATTTATTGTACACAGCGGTAACTCGAAGTAAACGTTTTTTAATAATTTGCGGAGAAGAAGAGGCACTGCAAATTGGTGTTAAACGAACGGATGATACAAAACGGCAGACGACATTAAAGGCTAGATTAGCAAAATCAAATTTGTCTACGGACCAAAATGTGGAAGAAGAGCTTTTTGATCCGGAATTAGTGGCGTTGTTAAAGGAAGTTCCATTTGCAAAAGATGCAAATATTGGGATGGAAAACGTTTCGCCGTATGACTTTATGGAGGATGACAAATGATATAAATGTTCGGAGAGAGGTGGTTCCTTTTGCGAACATTTTCAAGAATCATCGGAATGAATGTAATGAACAAAACTACGGGAAATGTGATTGGTAAAGTAACCGATTTTTGCGTAAGTGAACCTGGACAAGTTAAAGGTATTCTCGTTGATGAGAAGGGAATTTTTAATCGTACGAAATTCCTTCCTTATGAAAATATACAAGGGTTCGGTGACTTTGAAGTAATGGTTGTGGATTATCAACTATACCCAATTGTCAAAAACGAACAAGGTCAAGTATACTTTGAGCACTATCATGGGCTTAAAGGAAAAGTCTTTCTAACAGAAGAAGGAAATAAACTTGGCTTATTAGATGATGTATATTTTGAAGAAAAACTGGGCAAAATCGTAGGGTATGAAGTGACGGACGGTTTTTTTGCTGATATAACGGAAGGGAAGAAAATTGTTCCCTATCCATCAGACTTAGTTATTGGAAAAGATGCCGTCGTTGTTACTGTAAGCCCATAACGCGAGGTGTCGGAAGTTGGTTCTTTCTTGTCCAAATTGCAAAAGCAAAGATATCGGTAAAATAGGTGTAAATCAGTACTATTGTTGGGGTTGCTTTATTGAACTAACCGTTTCCCAAGGTGTCGTGCATACCCATCAAGTTGAAGAAGATGGTACGTTAAGTTCACTAGATGATTTGTTTCATGAAGATGACCGACGAATAAGTATGTAAACTTCAAAGGAGTGAGTCGCATGAACAAAACAATGACTTCGTTGTTGCTAATCGGCATAGGTGCAGCAGCGTCCCAAATGAACCGTAACGGTCAAGTCAAAGACTTTTTTGGTGACTTAACATCTACACGAAATATGAAGAAAATGAGAAAACAAGCGAAGAAGATGT is drawn from Bacillus alkalisoli and contains these coding sequences:
- a CDS encoding YrzQ family protein, encoding MNKTMTSLLLIGIGAAASQMNRNGQVKDFFGDLTSTRNMKKMRKQAKKMFS
- a CDS encoding PRC-barrel domain-containing protein encodes the protein MRTFSRIIGMNVMNKTTGNVIGKVTDFCVSEPGQVKGILVDEKGIFNRTKFLPYENIQGFGDFEVMVVDYQLYPIVKNEQGQVYFEHYHGLKGKVFLTEEGNKLGLLDDVYFEEKLGKIVGYEVTDGFFADITEGKKIVPYPSDLVIGKDAVVVTVSP